The Streptomyces cathayae DNA segment GCTGACCTACGCCGAGAACCTCGCCGCGACCCGGGCGGCCGTCGACTGGGCGCACGCCCGGGGCCTGTGGATCGAGGCGGAACTGGGGGAGATCGGAGGCAAGGGCACGGCGCCGCTGGACGCCCACGCGCCCGGCGCCCGCACCGACCCCGAACAGGCCCGCGCCTTCGTCGCCGACTCCGGCGTGGACGCCCTGGCCGTCGCCGTCGGCACCACCCACGCCATGACCACCCGCACCGCCACCCTCGACCACGCCCTCCTCGGACGCCTCTCCGCCGCCCTGGACGTCCCCCTCGTCCTGCACGGCTCTTCGGGCCTGCCGGACACCGAACTCACCGCGGCCGTCGGCTCGGGCATCGCCAAGGTGAACATCGGCACCGCCCTGAACCTCGCCATGACCGGCGCCATCAGGGACTTCCTCGCCGCCCACCCCGAAGCGGTCGACTCCCGCGGTTATCTGACCGTGGGCCGGGAAGCGATGACCCGCGCGGTGGCGGACCTCATCACGACGCTCGCCCCCCGCTGAAGCAGGCCACCGGGAGTGCTGCGGCGCCGTGCTGCGGCGCTACCGTCGGACGGACTTCAGAACGACGAACTTCGGGTCGCTCGCCACCACTTCACTGTTCCCGAACAACCGCCGCAGCTTCACGTGGTACCCCAGATGGCGGTTGCCGACCACCCACAGCTCACCACCGGGGCGCAGGGTGCGCCTCGCGCCGGTGAACATGCGCCAGGCCGTCGCCTCGCTGGTCGCCTGGTGGGAGTGGAACGGCGGGTTGTTGAGCACCAGGTCGACGCTGTCGTCCG contains these protein-coding regions:
- a CDS encoding class II fructose-bisphosphate aldolase: MPLTTTGELVGRAAAAGSAVASFNVITLEHVEAVIAGAESVDAPVVLQVSENAVKFRYGRLLPLARAAVAAAERAAVPVALHLDHVQSDALLRQAPDAGFGSVMYDAARLTYAENLAATRAAVDWAHARGLWIEAELGEIGGKGTAPLDAHAPGARTDPEQARAFVADSGVDALAVAVGTTHAMTTRTATLDHALLGRLSAALDVPLVLHGSSGLPDTELTAAVGSGIAKVNIGTALNLAMTGAIRDFLAAHPEAVDSRGYLTVGREAMTRAVADLITTLAPR